Proteins from one Hoplias malabaricus isolate fHopMal1 chromosome 2, fHopMal1.hap1, whole genome shotgun sequence genomic window:
- the rbm46 gene encoding probable RNA-binding protein 46, with amino-acid sequence MEEHSISHPCEDGEMGSPNEAALLALMEKTGYSMVQENGQRKFGGPPPGWEGPPPPRGCEVFVGKIPRDMYEDELVPVFERAGRIYEFRLMMEFSGENRGYAFVMYTTREAAQRAIHLLDNYEIRPGKFIGVCVSLDNCRLFIGAIPKDKKKEEIQEEMMKVTDGVVDVIVYPSATDKSKNRGFAFVEYESHKAAAMARRKLIPGTFQLWDHTIQVDWAEPEKDVDEETMQRVRVLYVRNLMLHTTEETLRSEFSRLKPGSVDRVKKLTDYAFIHFYNREDALAAQQSMNGKLIDGSPIEVTLAKPANKDGSRRFGTRSSHNGTAVGGLYGDSNFLLQSKDDSGISLGTGVPNNGLCPRPLSLPPRLGNPYAVELERCVYPFLPGSSLVPVSMQILKTSQLSSAVSLLEYYCHKNGWSLPEYYLYSTAGHEGKTLLIYKVVISSTRSSYMPDKVCTILEDAKELAAQNALWNLDSSFHCPGSPGSFSSPPSPGLLSFPCQTLPYAGYSMAPISPPLPAPGASGQRLYVPSQSSFF; translated from the exons ATGGAAGAACACAGCATTTCTCATCCTTGTGAAGATGGTGAGATGGGAAGCCCCAATGAAGCTGCTCTCTTGGCCCTGATGGAGAAGACAGGTTACAGTATGGTTCAGGAAAATGGGCAAAGAAAATTTGGTGGTCCCCCTCCAG GTTGGGAAGGACCCCCTCCTCCAAGAGGATGTGAGGTCTTTGTGGGGAAAATTCCCAGGGACATGTATGAAGATGAGCTGGTGCCAGTGTTTGAACGTGCAGGTCGTATCTATGAGTTTCGTTTGATGATGGAGTTCAGCGGGGAAAATCGTGGCTATGCTTTTGTTATGTACACCACCCGAGAAGCAGCACAAAGAGCCATTCATCTACTTGACAACTACGAGATCCGTCCAGGGAAGTTTATaggagtgtgtgtaagtctggaCAACTGTCGACTCTTTATCGGTGCTATcccaaaagacaaaaagaaagagGAGATACAAGAGGAGATGATGAAG GTGACAGATGGGGTGGTGGATGTTATTGTGTATCCAAGTGCTACAGACAAGAGTAAAAACCGTGGTTTTGCCTTTGTGGAGTATGAATCTCACAAAGCAGCTGCCATGGCCCGCAGGAAACTCATACCAG GTACGTTCCAGTTGTGGGACCACACTATTCAGGTTGACTGGGCTGAACCAGAGAAGGATGTAGATGAGGAGACAATGCAGCGTGTTAGGGTGTTGTATGTACGCAATTTAATGTTGCACACAACAGAGGAGACACTTAGGTCTGAATTCTCTCGCCTGAAGCCTGGCTCTGTGGATCGTGTCAAGAAATTGACTGATTATGCCTTTATCCACTTCTACAACCGTGAAGATGCTCTTGCTGCACAACAGTCCATGAATGGCAAACTTATTGATGGCTCACCCATTGAAGTTACTCTTGCTAAGCCAGCAAACAAAGATGGGAGTCGAAGATTTGGAACACGGTCCAGCCATAACGGAACGGCAGTGGGGGGCCTGTATGGTGACTCTAACTTTCTTTTACAGAGCAAAGATGATTCGGGTATCAGTTTGGGCACAGGAGTTCCGAATAATGGGTTATGTCCACGTCCTCTTAGCTTACCCCCTCGCTTGGGTAATCCGTATGCTGTGGAATTAGAAAGGTGTGTGTACCCATTCCTGCCAGGATCCAGTCTGGTACCAGTCAGCATGCAAATCCTCAAAACCAGCCAGCTGAGCTCTGCTGTGTCCCTGTTGGAATATTACTGCCACAAGAATGGCTGGTCACTGCCAGAGTATTACCTTTACTCTACAGCAGGGCATGAAGGAAAAACATTGCTCATCTACAAAGTAGTAATCAGCAGCACAAGAAGCAGTTACATGCCTGATAAAGTTTGCACTATTCTGGAGGATGCCAAGGAGCTTGCAGCTCAGAATGCACTGTGGAACCTTG ATTCATCATTTCATTGTCCTGGTTCCCCTGGGAGTTTTTCTTCTCCTCCATCTCCTGGTTTATTGTCATTTCCATGTCAAACTTTGCCATATGCAGGATACTCCATGGCACCCATCTCACCTCCCCTGCCTGCCCCAGGTGCCAGTGGTCAGAGGCTGTATGTCCCTAGCCAGTCATCTTTTTTCTAA